The sequence below is a genomic window from Anas platyrhynchos isolate ZD024472 breed Pekin duck chromosome 20, IASCAAS_PekinDuck_T2T, whole genome shotgun sequence.
AAGGTATTATTTAGGTTTTTAGCAGTATCCAGATCTGTAATCCAGATCCTGAtctctttctctcctgaaaGAGGTCCAgatttcatcatgaagttgctCAGAATTTGCTTCTGGAATTACAAATCATACACAGATCTCATGCTTGCTTAGAAGGATGTCCACTAGCTCTTTCTTTGTTGTTTAGCTCCCATGTTTGTTTCTCTGAATCAAAGGAAAAATCTGCAATATCATATTTAAAAGGGCAATaagaatagattaaaaaaaaatcacatttggtTATTGTAGCAACTATCTCATGTGAAATCCCATGTAAATGTCAAATGTTGCAAATAAATTTGATCTGTTTGCCACCTCAAGTTATACTTTTTAGTCCCTGTTATGATCATTGGACTAAACATGATAACATCAAGCACTTATTTTTCTCAGAATGATGGGAAATCTTAGAGCTTATCCATGATGCAAATGATGtctttactttaaaattaagTATCTCTGCATGTCACCAAAAATTATACCTGCAGAACGTTGCCTCATATATAAAGTTGCTTTTTAGAGTAAAATTGCTCTTTAATGTCAATGTGTATGTATGAATATCTGGAGTTTTCTTGTGTGAATCCCGTATGTTATATTGTGATGGAAAAAGTCAAGCAGCTAAACGAAAGAGGTGATATGGGTATGCAAAAGATTGTGACAGACATATTCATATATGTTAACATAtattcatatacatatatatgtataaaaagtTATAATATTTCTATGTATTATAATATATCACAACAAATAAATCTTCATATGAAGAAATCAGTCTTAAAATTGTTCAGGAGTTAATAATACATTTCTGGAATTTAGTTAGTTTGCTACGTGATTATTGAAATGTTTAACAAAAGTAAGCAATAGAACTCTGCATGCCAAACACAAATTCTGGAAGTCTGATAGCTGTTTGATTTCTTGTAGCTGCACTGCAGTGTTGCTCACCAACTACTCACATAGATCCTCTGACTGGCTATGCTAGTCCTACTGCTTCGACGTACACCCACTGCAGCTTTttccaggtgagtgcagcataCTGAAATCAGGTGAAAGCTGAAAATTGTATGGATGGACTGTAGGTTTATGGATTCTGGAGCAGATTACATAAATTTGAAAACTTATCTACGTGAGAAAGTAAAATTTTAGTTTACTATTTCAAAGAACCACTCCATATTTAAAGAGGTAGTTTTGTAATTCTAGATAGGTTTCAGGGTAGCAGTGTGGTGGATGTGGATGTCCTGATCAGTGGAGTGATTTCTTCTGTATGAGATGTGTGCTCAGCTTCACCAGAATTTGTTTGAATTAACAAgtctatgtatatatatttttttaagaatatccTTGCAGTGACAAAATCCAATTCTTGATATACTACGGTAACACTGGGAAACAACccaattttttaaaagttatttatttatttattttatttttattttttattttctgtcatccAAACTTTCTGCAGTCCTTAGGCTCATTTGATGAATGAGGAAAAACTAAGATGCCTTTTAGAATCAACCCCACCACAGAGGTATCCTATTAAAAATAACTACTGTAAATGCTTTATATAACTCTGGTGAAAACACACCTTTTTTGGAGGGCCTGTCTTATCAAATATCAAAAGGCTTGAAGTAAAAATGCAAGGGCTTCCTTTTGTGTTACAGCATAatacatgtacttttttttcctcacagaggACAAGCAAAGCAAGTTATGCTTATGTGTGTTGAAAATAGGTTGACCTACCCAAGCTTGATTATCCAGTTTCCTGTCTTGCAAATATCAACCTTTGTCTTTTATTCatgatttcttttaatatagGCTTATCCAGGATGGCCAGGTTACAGCCAGAATAACGTGTTGTTGTAAGCGTATAAATAACCAATCATGATTGGTactcttgtatttattttacacaCAGTGTATCTTTGTTCTCTCACTTTCATTATGAGAGTTGtggaagcttttcttttttctcttctcttctctctctttttttttttttttttttttttcttcccaggcaTGACCTGAGAATAAGTCTGAGTgatcaaataaaacaaataaattctcATCTCAGGACACTGAGATCAGTGTTTGGGATAGCAGATCATTTCAAGAGAGACCTCGTGGCTGTTACTAGGGCTAGACTGAAAGATGATACAAAATATACTGTCCAAAGGGTGCAGTGAAAATTAGTTGTTTGAGGGAGAAAGTCCACAGACAGTGTGTGGAGTCAAAAGAGGTTTAGGCTACTTAGTAGTGTCTTCCACCAGTTGCAGGAATCCAGTGCAATGCTGCTGAAGGATGGTTTGCAGAGCATTTTAGGCTGTTTGATCATGCTGTGGCCTATTACCACTGGCAAAGTTTATACCAAGCTGCTGAAGTTAGCCAAGAAATGATTGGACCAGTCCAGGAGACACTGGCAGTCAGCAAGTTGATTATCAATCTTGCTTCCTTTGGATCAAGACAGTGCTTTGTTGTCCAGATGGAAAAATGGGAACTGTTGACCAAGAAAGACTAAGCCTTGTGCTAATCCTTACAGAAGAACATCACTTTACGTTCAGGAGACATTAAGACAGGTTTGGTTCAGTGTTACTAGAAGATGGGCTGTAGAGTACCCATCTGAGCGTGGTGACCTGACTGGAACGTGGGTAGAGAAGGCCAGTAGGTAAATGCCTGTCTGCCCACAGCTCGCACTCCAGAAGAAGCTCCAGAGAGTCAGCACATGAAGAGGTGAGGGGTTATATCTGGCTATATGGCTGCTTATGGTATGCATCTCGTCAAGTTTCTGAAATCAACAGCTTCAGGGATTTGTGTTATACTCTGTACATTCCTGCTAACAAAATTGGGAATCATGTAGagctttgtattctttttcatttggtttctCTGTAGGAATAAGTTGTGGATCAATGTAATGAACCTCATTGCTTGGATGGGAGTGAGAGTCTTGTAAGAGGAAACTCCAGCTATCTCCTGCAACAGTTGTTCTGATAGTTTACAACTAATAGTGCAGTGCTTCCCTACTATTTTATCATGGCTGTGAACTGAGGCTACGTATTGGTTTTTAGTGTTCTGTATATATGTGcgtatatacacacatttattttaaactagcAACCCTAATATTTGATTGTTGCTATTAGCATTTTTATTAAGCTGTCGGTATTTTCCTGTAAAACAGAAGCAAGTTCTACACTTGCAATAAATATTGTTCTACAACTGAAGCAATAAATAtgtgagaacaaagaaaaaaagaaacttccaCTTTTATTTGTAACAAGAATATTAACCAACCATGTTAATTCGAAAGGAAATTGAATCCCAACTACTTCTGAGTGATTGCGCAAGGACTCAAGTCAGTCACTGAGGAGGTGCGGTTGCATTTTACTTTCTCTGTACGCTACATTAATCTTATAATAAGTGAAATACCTATCTTCCCTTTCACCCCTTTTGCTGAATCAGCCCATTTTGCTTCTTGAACTGAAATGACCAGCAAACTTTTAGTCTTTTGAGTGCTGACTTCCCAATCTTTGTCACTTTCCTCTGTTTCATTGCTGCCTCCCTCTGTATTGTCTGTCAAAACACGTTTAGGTAAACTAGAAGGATTTGCGCTGTGTCTTTGTGTGTGGGCATTTTCTTCTATTGGAATTGCATACTAGATCCTATGGTGTACCCAAAAAGATGGTATGTGTTTTTAGATGGTCTCATCCCTAAGCAGTTGATTTGTTAACACagatctttctttcttaaaatcctGGCTACTTAAGACAATGAATAAATAAACCATGCAACAAAAGAGAAACACCTTGTgttaatactttttaaaattacaactggaaaaaaattaaacaaaggtGACTAAATTCAAACCCATATCTTAAAAATGTTAAGGTGACTTGCCTTTAATGAGAACATTTTTCTTAGCCTAAATGTCTCAAATTTAaggctttatctttttttctttttctccctaaaaGGGTATGGTTGTTTGCAGACTGGCACATCTGCGAGTCCACTACAGGACTTGTCTTCATATACCTTGAGTAAGGGATCAAGATATTCTCATCTCTTTGCGGTACTTCCTTCAGGGACTTCTTGTGTTCATGCTGCTGAGAAACCAGATGCTTCAATGGCATTTGATCTGATATGGTTTTCCTGGTCCTGTGGCTTCCTATTCTCTATATTAATCTATTGAAATAGCTTTTTTAATAGCCATTACCTCAGCTAGAAGGTCTGAGGAAAATCAACACTAAGGTCTAACCTTCCTACCAGATCTCTTCCAAAGTGagactgtattttaaatatacctgagtttctgttcagcatcattatattactttttttgtcAGAAGAAATTACCCTACTAATGTCCTTTAAATCCGAATGATCTCCAGAAGAAATAGCAGTGTAGGTATTGGCTGTTAAAATGGGATTTATCATTTCCTTTGAGTAGGACCTGCTGCTTTTGGAAGATTCTTCATTGCCTTCTTTATGTTTTGAAGGTTCTTTGATTAATTctactaaaaaataataaaaaaaaaatcaacaattgGATTGGTGTTTCTAAACTGGAGATCCATAGGGCTTCTGTACAGATTTACGTAGACTTCAAGTCATATATCTGTGGGACTCTGTTATGTATGAGTGTCCTGATTGGAGGCTGTGATAGACAGGGCAATTCTATGGTATTTGTTTTCATAGGTATCTGAACTCCCTTTCATTTGGGACTGGAGCATCCTTGGAAATAATTCACTGTGTGAATGTGTATATGGACAATCactagaagaggaaaaagatgtTATTGGTAAGTAACTGTGAGTTCCTCAATTTGTGTTGTCCATATGCACGTTTACAGCATGTGCACGTTTTTCCTAAAAGTTTGGTTTACATTGTTTTTTATACGTAACAGCAGTGCTTGAGTTTTAGAAGAACTGAAGGTGGATACATATGCTCTGTCCTTTCTATCACATATGTCACGTGTAAAGGGGATGGTTCTAATGTAATAGATCTACAGATCTACTCAGAGTAGAAGTCTCTGGTTTGAATGCTTGGGTGTATGTTGTTTATTTGCAATGAAAAGGGTATGCAGACAGAGCATCTGAAAGAGTACCCAGCTACTGTTAGGTaaccttcctttctctccaggACACACAGTGAACAGAAGAAAGTAAGCTTGCTACGGGTAAGGTggttaatgaaaaataaacaaagtggTAACCTTTTGTAATTAAACCTGatttaactgaaaataacatTGAAATAACTTGAAAGCTTGTCTATATGAACACTATGTCGATTGCTCAGGTTCATTTACAGGACTTTACAGAACCAATGTGCATCCTGTTATAGTacctttttttaatatagaagtTCACTCTATTTTGTTTCTCCCAGAGTCCTCCAATGCAGTCACCTTATGCAGTTGAATTTCTACCCTCTAACTGGCCATGTAATACATCTGATGAAAACAAGAAGACAGAGGTAAATCTTGAAGCCGTGTTTCAGATTGTTGATGAAATGCATTCAACACCTAAAGCTGAAATGGTGAAAGTGGAAGCTGTGGAGAACCCATGTTCAAGCCCTCGATCCAACAGAAGTCAACCACTACTAGTTGATACTGAGAACAGTGATCCACCTTCTTCAAATGAGGAGAGCCAACTTGAACCTCTTACTCCTGTAGCTTCAGACATTACGTCATTTGTGATGGGAGCAGATCAAGAAACGACTTGTCCTCTGTCACAACCTACTGAATTTCTTTACACTCTCCGTACCTCTGCATCAGTAGAAAGTGGTGCAGCTCAAATACTGCAAGAACCTGTGACCATGCAGGAAGCACGTGCAAAACTGGGAGAACAACAAGATCACTTCCCAACTCCATCCTCAGTAATATTTGTTCAAGAAGGACAGCAGTTCAGTCCACAGAAGGTAAGGGGTAAAGAGAGTTAAAGCAGCATATTTTTGAGATAATTATATTCAATATTAATGCTGGTCTGGTAACTTTTTAGTATTCTTGCACTCTTAGAACTAAAGAGTTCCTTACTTAGGATTTTAATGGACAATGAAGAATTTGTTTGATAAAACAacattgtgggtttttttttgttgttgttgtttctaaaaagataatgaaaaagTATCCCTTGTTAATGAGCATGTTAGTCCGTGATGGCCAAGTTAGGCTGCTCATTTGCATGGGAAAAATACACATGgtattttatatgtatacatgGTGATGAAGTGGAAGCTTTTTTAGGCTATAACATACTTTCTTCACTCTTTAAATAAGAGTATTTTGAAAATTGCCACtgaaagcaaagattttttttttaaatttagataaATGGTTAGACTGTTTCCAAGAAACAATTactaaatgtgttttctgtggaAAGCATAATTTATTTGCATGTGAATAGTATTTAGCATTTAGATTTTAATTGTACTGTGGTTCACCTGCACCCAGTCTTCCCTGTGACAATTTTACACTAAATTGTAAAATTATCACTGACAGGCATTCTAGATGTTTGCTGTGTTAAGGCAGCAAATGCATGCCtattttgtcattgttgttttgaaaaaaactaaaagcaagAAATTTACTGCATCTGTTTCTGTGGCATGAGACCTAGCTCACATGTAGGCACTCCGTATTTCATTTTGTGTACATGACAAGACTACTGTACTGTTGTGTTATCAGTGTCTTGATGCCTTCCCTAAGGTTCTACCTCTGAAATCCTCAGCTGGTAGAAACTTGCCATTACTGTTCTCAATGTTATAAAAATTAGTTATCTTCCTCTTGGGTATATATTTAGAGAAAGAAGTGTATGTTTTGATCAGGTTTCTGCAGAGACTGAGCCAGTTACAAGGCTGTTCTGCTCAGCCCTGCACAGAGAGACAAGAGCCCTTCTTTGTGCTAGTGTACACAGAGTTGGCCATGCTCCTTAGTGAGTGTCCACTCATTATCTTAACTGCTGACCACagtttaaatgttttcagttttggaaACTTTGGAACTGCATTTTTAGaagtatatttttcctttgttgaacACCTCGGAAATTTGTGATCCAGACTTTCTTGTTTAGAACATTAATTGTGAGCCACAGAGTTGTGTggaggggggaaggtgctttggTTTTGAGGCCCCCTTAATGTGTGTAATGGGTGAGAATCACGATGCTGGTCCTGGTCTGGTTCCCTGGAATTTAACTGGATAAATAACTGGGGGTTATTTTGTGTTGAAGAGGAATTTGTGGAATTAGGCCTCTGGTTTGACAGattctgtctttttcttaaaagtatTCTTTCTCTTACTAGTCTCCCCATCCTCAAAAGGGGCAAGGTTGCCTCTTGTCCAGAAGTATTTCCAGGGCCCGGGATCATGGCAGGTGCAGAAGTCTCCAGGGAAGGTTTCTATGCTTGTACTTCCATCAGGCTCCTACATAATTTGTTGTCTTCTTTATTCCTGAATCTGGAAGCCTTCCAAGGCTTTCAGTAGCTCAGTACCATTTAATTCAAGGCAAGCTTATGGTAAAATACTGCCCATGTAGAGAAGACTGTTTTATTCCTCTGTGTAGCAGCAGAGGAGGAACAAATTCCTCCAGTGTTAATataagaacatcaaaacaactcTGCTGGGTCAGATCAAAGGTCCGACTTGCACAGTGTCAAGTCGCAAGGCAATAGCTGTAATCGGATGCttagggaagagaaagaagaaggcATGCAAATAGAACAGGACATTCCTCCTTAtactttccaaatattttcaaCTCAAGGATTAGGGTTGATACAGCATACTAAATCTTAGATTTCTCTTCCATTGACTGAAGTCAGCCCTTGAAACCACGTAAACTGTAGCATGTGGTATCCTTTGACCAAAGAGATTCTTTGCTCACAATCTATTGCACAAAAAActtccttctgtttgttttgagcTTGGCTGTTACAAGCTTCACGTGGTGCTTCCTAGGAAAACTATGGAATTCTATAGTGACACGAAGGTGTTCACTATTTTGTTCTCTATTTCTTCCACGATGTTTCTTATCACTTAATTGGTTTTGTGACAGCTAGTGAGCCTCAAATGGTCCTCTTCAAAGAACTAACAATTTGGTAGAAACCTGCCTTATTCTGCTTCCAGCTTAAAAGATAACAAATTAAAGAGCAGTTCTTTGCATAAAAAAAGTCTAAGCATGTTCACAGTTCACATTCAGCACTGTCATCTTAGCCTCAGTGAATTCCTGTCCTTGTTTTGATTTTGGCCATAAATGGGCATATTTTAATCCACTCTTACTCATAATAAacatatttatgtattattattattttcttcttaaagtgGAAATACAACACTTCTGTAATACCAGTTCAAGGGGAATTTTCCTCCTATTTTGTTCACTCTTCTTAGCTGTATACCTGTCTGAAGGCTGAAGCTCTTGCTTACTTTGTTGGTTAATCCAGCAAACCCCATTCATGTGAGACTGAGCTGCTAATTTTAGTAATTTAGCTTCTCATCATGGTTCCAGCTGGGTACAGGAGTCATGTAACCAGTGAGACATAGCAGGTTTTTTGTGAATGGTTTGgcattttttcaataaaatgaaaaggcaaaACTTTCACATCTGTCCGCTTTGGTAGTTTGTTTGATTCTCTGCCAAACAGCATTCAGGACAAAGCTGCACAAGTACTAGGCTTGAGTGAAGAGTCTTTCCACAGATGTGGTAAAACCATAATCAGAAGCATGttcacttaaataaataaataaataaatagagtttTGGAACCAGAGTTGTGTGTGTTAGGTTGATGCTATTAGAATTAAAATCTTATTATTGCCTGTTCTATATAAGATTACTAAAAGAGTTGGTGGGTAAGATCCTATAAGCACAGTAGTAAAAAGGAATCTGGAAGGAACAGTGCACAGTATCCCTCTCTGCTCTTCAGTTCCGTACCTACAACAGCGAGGTTGCTGGTGGACACAGCATTGCAAGTAGAGATTTACCAGTCAGGGAAATTAAATTCCCAATTTACTGATCATGTTTATCCTCGTGCAGCCCAACATGCTGTATGCCTTACTGGGTACTACAGCATCCCCAGGTCCTTCGCAGCAAACCTGCTATTCTGTCAGAGGTTCTGGACTCCTTTTAGCAAATAGTAATCATTTCTTGATAATGGTTATCTCAATAAATtttagtatgttttttttttctttcttattaatGTAGTTTGATTTCTAAATCCGCTGATAAGAGCTTGCTTTTCAGATTGTACTGTatctattccttttttttttttaataataaatttgtAGAATTGTTTCTAGGGAGCATGCAAATTAGGATGCTTGCTTAAGAAGGATAACCTTTCACTAGGTTAAGGCTGCATACTCATATTTCTAGAATTAAAGTTATTATGTAAAAGTCACCAGGAATGGAAAGGTTTAAATCATCATGTGACGAAAAGTCTCATCACACCATTGCTGATGTTCCAAAATGTGCAACCTGTATCTACTCTGACCTGCTCTCTTTCCCTGTTTGTAAGAGTTAGTCTTGAGAAATCAGGATTCTAGCTAGTGAAGGTAATGAACTATTgacctccttccttctctttgcttttacaCTTGGGAAGAGGAGCTGTGGTTCTGATGTTGGACAAAAAAGTATATCTATCCAAATGGTTTTCATATTAGCTAATTAATCCTACTAATGTAATGCATATAGACAACagattttaaagaacaaatgttACAGTAAAGTGACTGAGTGACTAGCAAGTCCAGGAGGCTTGCTGGGAGGAACTATCTCTCCCAccagttttcagcttctgtagTTGCACGGGCCTTTTTGAAAATTATAATAAAGCTTTGACATAGAATGTATATGCATTTCTATTAATATGCATACACACTgccttttatgtatttaatacTGAGCAATACAGACTCAAGGGGGAGATAGAGATTTCTGGAATTATTGCATTTGGTAATAAGGTATCAATGACATTTTGCCCTCTACATACTCACACATACcagttttcaaaagctttcttttcctttatggaCGAAAACATTGCAGACTCTGAACAATCATTAATCTTTAAGATGTTGGTCGATAGGATATTTGCAGAAGAGATTAATACTCTAGAACAGGTGACAGTGAGAACATCTTTCTGTCTAAAGGTAAAGCCCAAGTGCTTAATTTTGGGCCTTTACTTCCTTACTGGGACAGAAACataacttgtttgtttgtttgtttccctttttaacCTACAGATTTTGCCATATCATTAGAGAACTATTCAAGTTCAGTGAATGGTTGCTTGCAAAATACacgtggagcagcagcagagggctccaaaaagcaagcaacaaCATTATACTGTAATGTCTTAACAATTTGATGGGGTGGGGTGAGATTTCCAACCAGAAATGCGCTGCTTACATGTGTGGTTTTGCATTACCCATCTCTGTCACGTTGTCTGAAGTAAATCTGTCATACAGGTGTCAAAAACAATGAGTGTACCTGGATTTTTTCTGCTTACTTCTCATACCTACTATGATGACTGAGGGCAAAGCTGAGACCATGAGTACATGTACTCTTACTCTGTATATTctgattttctgatttcttgttttgcttaATATTACATTTTGTAAGAGCTTGTGCTTCAACTTGTCAACCTTAACAAGTGTTTTTAACTGACAGTTACATAATCCATATAGACACTGTTCAACAATTGTTAGATGTCTTTTTGGAGTAGagaaaaatacttaatattttgTTCCTTGCAGTGATTACAAGAAAATATTGAgtggtcttttttgtttgtttgtttagtactcacctgaaagcaaaacaaaagctaaatgTCAGTCCAATACATCAGAGAAAGCAGTGTCTTTGGAAGAGATGGGATTGCTCACTTCAGGAACTGGGCCTGTGAACAAATCTGCAGTTTCATCTGCACATCCTAGgagcagagagagaagaaacactACACAGAAGAGCAAGTCCCCTGGTAAGAAGAGAGcccaatttatatatatatatatattttttagagaTTACAAAAACAGCTGCTACAAAACTAACCATCGCAGAAAGGGGAAATCGGAACAGGTTAGTTCTTGTCTGCAGTGTATTTCATTGTAACTTCAGTCAAAATACTACACTTGTACAACCTCTTAGTGTACTTGCTGGTATACTTCTTGAGTTATGCTTGCATTTTCTACTCATATGTGGAAATGGGTATAAATTACATGAGTAAATAAAATCTGATGTTCTGGGGGTTGTGTAAGAAACCTGGATGTTGTAATATTGAGATATTACCGTAGATGTGCTGGAGAGTAACAGTGTCATGAAAGAAGGATAAAGTAATAAAGTGACTATTGGAgtagcaggaaaaacaaacaaacaaaaagcccaccAAACTTATGAAGTAAGTATAGAAATCCAAACTTTTTGCCCCAATCACTAAAAATTTGGTACCAGATTGCTGATGTGTATGCTGAAATACATGAGAAAAACAAGTAGTAGACCATCTGAGGCCAAACAGTTCATGAAATCTACTAACTAATGGAAAACCTAAATGTGTCTGAGGACATAAGAGTACTTTAGATCCATTCTAGAGGAAAATTTGATGTGACATGCAAATCTTGTAAGAAACtatttccctcacagctgatcATCGAAGAACTGATTGTATAGTTTGAAGAGCTGTTGCACACTTCAAAGGGTAGTTTCTAGGTACCACTTAATGAAGCTAGTTAATAATTCAGCTCATATGCCCATCAGTTTCAAATGTTTAAGTGAGGAATAAAGTCATTTTATTAgaaagttggtttttttttgcatttttttaagggTCATCTTGAAAGAATATgggcttttgtttaaaaatgtggaATTGAAAGCTCTCATTCAGTTACTTCCTGATACCATAGACAATTAGTACACTTCTCAGGTTTTGTATCTACAGGTTTTTGTATCTTTACTTAATTTTTGTTATTAAGTAAATTTTACTCAACAGTAACAAATTTACTTAACAGTCATAAAGTTACAGGAATGTTCTGGAAAGCATTTCTGTTatacagaaatgaaacactGCTTTGCTAATTAACAATAATTAGCATAGTTGTTCTTTGGGAAACATGATAGTCATCCAGGTCTTCATTTCCACTGCTGTACCTTTTAGAGGTGACATACATGTGAAGGATAGAGAGAACACACCTGAACCAAATACAATCAGGGTCAAGTTGACCCAAAATAAATTTGTCACATGATACAAGCCTTGAAGCTGCATAGTCCACCTCCTACTTTTTAAATGTAAGGCTGGAGAATATACATTTAATTATAAGCAGACATCTGTTGCTCTGACTACATGTGTGTTTGTCAATACCTCCTTTCCTCTATGCATCTCTGGACACAACTTCTTCCCTAACTTTTCAGATCTGGAAAGGTACATGACGACAAATTCTAGATATTTCTTCACAATGTATCGTCTGAGTGCAATTGCGTCctgtcctttttcctcttttcctttgggCACCGATTTGTGTGTTTCCTGAGTAGTGTAGGACTTTGATGTATGTTCTAGGATAGAAAAGACTGTTGTTCCATCTATTTCATTAGGCTTAGGACACGATTCACTTGTCTTTGTTATGCAGTGTCTTTGTTGGTGACACCAAGTTCTAGATATCACACAGTGAGAGCCCACATAATGGAGTACAAAATGCCACTGCAATGAGGATGGAAGGAAGAGTCACTCCTGTGACTGGGAGCAACTCTGGGCCAAAACCAAGGTCACAAATCAAACTGTCCCTTTTGAAGAAGTCATTGCTCTCCTTTGAAGAATTGGACCAgatttctttgccttttatAGTCATTCTGAGCAAGAGAGACAGTTGTCTCACTAAAACACAATTCTCAGAATTTCCTTCCGTAGATGCCAGCTCATCTTTGCATCGCCATAGATAAATGAAATAGGTATCTGCTTTCTAGTGTACTTAACCAGCTTTCTCATTTGAATTCTAatttaacagttttaaaacCATCCTGTCAAACAGGGTCAAGATGAAGGGTCTCCCTAGTCCAGTGTCCTgtctcaaaaacaaacacaaacaaaaaaactggcATTTTGGTACTATTAAGTACAAGCCACAGTGAACTTTTCTTCCATCAAATTTTCTAGTCACTTTTTGAAGTCTTGCGAACTTCTACCGTTCTGTGCAAATTAATATAGTTAACACAGGTTAATTACACAATGGGTGAAGAACCCTCttcttcttttgtttgaaaacttttgttttcaatatGTTTGCTTTCATTATATCCTTACTCCTCAAGTGCTAATTGTCTTTGCACCTCACAGTCTGACAGAGGGACCCCATCTCCTCTGTTAACAACAGGAGAGATGCTTGTGAGTCCTCCCTCAGAGAAtcagaaactgcaacaaaacaTCCTTCTGAAAGAGTCTGAATGGGCTGTTTCACCTGTTCCTTTCCTACTCGTTTTTTTGAGAGATGGTGGGTGTGGCAGTCTAGTTTCTGGCATGTTTGTTTATCATGTTGAGCTGAAGGATAGCTCACACCTTTGAGAGACTGCTGTTTTCAGCCCCAAGCTCTTTCAGCTCCAGGATCTTTCTTAGGATGTAGTTTTGAAAGTGCTGATGATTAATCTTTTTATCAACTACTTTCTAGTTCAGCTCatctataatttttttttttttagaata
It includes:
- the HSF5 gene encoding heat shock factor protein 5 isoform X4 gives rise to the protein MEEPLLPAPINPNNFPAKLWRLVNSPLFRSIRWDARGEGLLIDQPLFESELLGAGPGRAAGPGGDGAAGAGELFKTTNFTSFIRQLNLYGFRKVVMGPAGGAAGTGPGPGPGPGPGPGGDGGSGGPLHHFHSPHFRRDRPDLLVHLKRLTSANRAKLAAGLEVTSRPPNRFQRLLGASLHGDLLLPPSTPGKAERPAALQCCSPTTHIDPLTGYASPTASTYTHCSFFQSPPMQSPYAVEFLPSNWPCNTSDENKKTEVNLEAVFQIVDEMHSTPKAEMVKVEAVENPCSSPRSNRSQPLLVDTENSDPPSSNEESQLEPLTPVASDITSFVMGADQETTCPLSQPTEFLYTLRTSASVESGAAQILQEPVTMQEARAKLGEQQDHFPTPSSVIFVQEGQQFSPQKYSPESKTKAKCQSNTSEKAVSLEEMGLLTSGTGPVNKSAVSSAHPRSRERRNTTQKSKSPDLHLLVDVACKQGHFPKEEIRE